The following are from one region of the Numenius arquata chromosome 23, bNumArq3.hap1.1, whole genome shotgun sequence genome:
- the ATP6V0A1 gene encoding V-type proton ATPase 116 kDa subunit a 1 isoform X13, with amino-acid sequence MGELFRSEEMTLAQLFLQSEAAYCCVSELGELGKVQFRDLNPDVNVFQRKFVNEVRRCEEMDRKLRFVEKEIKKANIPIMDTGENPEVPFPRDMIDLEANFEKIENELKEINTNQEALKRNFLELTELKFILRKTQQFFDEMADPDLLEESSSLLEPSEMGRGAPLRLGFVAGVINRERIPMFERMLWRVCRGNVFLRQAEIENPLEDPVTGDYVHKSVFIIFFQGDQLKNRVKKICEGFRASLYPCPETPQERKEMASGVNTRIDDLQMVLNQTEDHRQRVLQAAAKNIRVWFIKVRKMKAIYHTLNLCNIDVTQKCLIAEVWCPVADLDSIQFALRRGTEHSGSTVPSILNRMQTNQTPPTYNKTNKFTCGFQNIVDAYGIGTYREINPAPYTIITFPFLFAVMFGDFGHGILMSLIAVWMVLRESRILSQKSDNEMFNMVFSGRYIILLMGLFSTYTGLIYNDCFSKSLNLFGSSWSVRPMFTKGNWSDALLETTPLLQLNPAIPGVFGGPYPFGIDPIWNIASNKLAFLNSFKMKMSVILGIIHMLFGVTLSLLNHIYFKKPLNIYLGFIPEMIFMSSLFGYLVILIFYKWTAYDAHTSKDAPSLLIHFINMFLFSYGDTSNKMLYKGQKGLQCFLVVVALLCVPWMLVAKPLVLRRQYLWRKHLFDFGDAVVYQAIHTIEYCLGCISNTASYLRLWALSLAHAQLSEVLWTMVIHIGLSVRSLGGGFGLFFIFAAFATLTVAILLVMEGLSAFLHALRLHWIEFQNKFYTGTGFKFLPFSFDTIREGRFDD; translated from the exons aTGGGGGAGCTGTTCCGCAGCGAGGAGATGACCCTGGCCCAGCTCTTCCTCCAGTCCGAGGCCGCCTATTGCTGTGTCAGCGAACTGGGCGAGCTGGGGAAGGTCCAGTTCCGCGAC ctgaacCCGGACGTGAACGTGTTCCAGCGTAAATTTGTTAATGAAGTCAGGAGGTGTGAAGAGATGGACCGAAAGCTCC GGTTTGTTGAGAAGGAgattaaaaaggcaaatattccTATCATGGACACTGGGGAAAACCCGGAGGTGCCTTTTCCACGGGACATGATTGACTTGGAG GCAAACTTTGAGAAAATTGAAAACGAGCTTAAGGAAATCAACACAAACCAGGAGGCTCTGAAGAGAAACTTTTTGGAGCTGACAGAATTAAAATTTATACTGCGTAAAACTCAACAATTTTTTGATGAG ATGGCGGATCCAGACCTATTGGAGGAGTCCTCTTCGCTGCTGGAGCCGAGCGAGATGGGAAGAGGGGCCCCGCTACGACTCGG GTTTGTGGCTGGTGTGATCAACCGTGAGCGAATCCCCATGTTCGAGCGTATGCTGTGGCGAGTGTGCCGAGGGAACGTGTTCCTGCGTCAGGCGGAAATTGAGAACCCCCTGGAGGATCCTGTAACG GGGGATTACGTGCACAAGTCTGTGTTTATCATCTTTTTCCAAGGCGACCAGCTGAAGAACAGGGTCAAGAAGATATGTGAAGG ATTCCGCGCCTCCCTCTACCCATGCCCAGAAACACCACAGGAGCGGAAGGAGATGGCTTCTGGTGTCAATACCAGAATTGATGATCTTCAGATG GTGCTGAACCAAACAGAGGACCATCGCCAAAGGGTTCTGCAGGCGGCCGCCAAAAACATCCGTGTCTGGTTCATCAAAGTGCGCAAGATGAAGGCCATCTACCATACCCTGAACCTGTGCAACATCGACGTGACACAGAAGTGCTTGATTGCTGAAGTCTGGTGTCCTGTTGCTGACCTGGATTCTATCCAGTTTGCTCTGCGGAGAGGCACA GAGCACAGCGGATCCACTGTCCCATCTATTTTAAACAGGATGCAAACCAACCAGACCCCACCGACGTACAACAAAACTAATAAGTTTACTTGTGGCTTTCAAAACATTGTTGATGCATATGGCATTGGGACATACCGGGAAATAAATCCAG CACCGTACACGATCATCACCTTCCCCTTCCTGTTTGCTGTGATGTTTGGAGACTTTGGCCATGGAATCCTGATGTCTCTGATTGCTGTCTGGATGGTGTTGAGGGAGAGTCGCATTCTCTCACAGAAGAGTGACAACGAG ATGTTCAACATGGTTTTCAGTGGTCGATACATCATTCTGCTGATGGGACTGTTCTCCACTTACACAGGCCTCATCTACAATGACTGTTTCTCCAAGTCACTGAATTTGTTCGGTTCGTCCTGGAGTGTGCGGCCGATGTTCACAAAAGGCAATTGGTC AGATGCTTTGCTTGAGACTAcccccctgctccagctgaaCCCTGCTATTCCGGGGGTGTTCGGTGGGCCCTACCCCTTCGGCATCGACCCG ATTTGGAACATCGCCAGCAACAAGCTGGCCTTCCTCAATTCCTTCAAGATGAAAATGTCGGTGATTCTTGGCATTATCCACATGCTCTTTGGTGTCACGTTGAGTCTTCTCAACCACAT ctATTTTAAGAAGCCACTGAACATATACCTTGGATTTATTCCAGAAATGATTTTCATGTCTTCACTCTTTGGGTACCTCGTTATTCTCATTTTCTACAAATGGACGGCCTACGATGCTCACACCTCAAAGGATGCACCGAGCCTCTTAATACACTTTATCAACATGTTTCTCTTCTCCTATGGTGATACCAGTAATAAGATGCTTTATAAAGGGCAG AAGGGGCTCCAGTGTTTCCTCGTGGTGGTGGCGTTACTGTGTGTGCCCTGGATGCTGGTGGCCAAACCCCTGGTCCTTCGTCGTCAGTATTTATGGAGAAAGCACTTG TTTGACTTCGGGGACGCGGTGGTGTACCAGGCCATCCACACCATCGAGTACTGCCTGGGCTGCATCTCCAACACCGCCTCCTACCTGCGCCTCTGGGCGCTCAGCCTGGCCCACGCGC AGCTCTCGGAGGTGCTCTGGACCATGGTCATCCACATTGGCCTCAGCGTGAGGAGTCTGGGCGGAGGCTTTGGCCTCTTCTTCATCTTTGCTGCATTTGCCACCCTGACGGTGGCCATTCTGCTGGTCATGGAGGGGCTCTCCGCGTTCCTCCACGCTCTTCGCTTGCACTG GATTGAGTTCCAGAACAAGTTCTACACTGGCACTGGGTTCAagttcctccctttctcctttgaCACCATCCGTGAGGGGAGGTTTGACGATTAG
- the ATP6V0A1 gene encoding V-type proton ATPase 116 kDa subunit a 1 isoform X18, with the protein MGELFRSEEMTLAQLFLQSEAAYCCVSELGELGKVQFRDLNPDVNVFQRKFVNEVRRCEEMDRKLRFVEKEIKKANIPIMDTGENPEVPFPRDMIDLEANFEKIENELKEINTNQEALKRNFLELTELKFILRKTQQFFDEMADPDLLEESSSLLEPSEMGRGAPLRLGFVAGVINRERIPMFERMLWRVCRGNVFLRQAEIENPLEDPVTGDYVHKSVFIIFFQGDQLKNRVKKICEGFRASLYPCPETPQERKEMASGVNTRIDDLQMEHSGSTVPSILNRMQTNQTPPTYNKTNKFTCGFQNIVDAYGIGTYREINPAPYTIITFPFLFAVMFGDFGHGILMSLIAVWMVLRESRILSQKSDNEMFNMVFSGRYIILLMGLFSTYTGLIYNDCFSKSLNLFGSSWSVRPMFTKGNWSDALLETTPLLQLNPAIPGVFGGPYPFGIDPIWNIASNKLAFLNSFKMKMSVILGIIHMLFGVTLSLLNHIYFKKPLNIYLGFIPEMIFMSSLFGYLVILIFYKWTAYDAHTSKDAPSLLIHFINMFLFSYGDTSNKMLYKGQKGLQCFLVVVALLCVPWMLVAKPLVLRRQYLWRKHLGTHNFGGIRVGNGPTEEDAEIIQHDQLSTHSEEGEEPAEDEVFDFGDAVVYQAIHTIEYCLGCISNTASYLRLWALSLAHAQLSEVLWTMVIHIGLSVRSLGGGFGLFFIFAAFATLTVAILLVMEGLSAFLHALRLHWIEFQNKFYTGTGFKFLPFSFDTIREGRFDD; encoded by the exons aTGGGGGAGCTGTTCCGCAGCGAGGAGATGACCCTGGCCCAGCTCTTCCTCCAGTCCGAGGCCGCCTATTGCTGTGTCAGCGAACTGGGCGAGCTGGGGAAGGTCCAGTTCCGCGAC ctgaacCCGGACGTGAACGTGTTCCAGCGTAAATTTGTTAATGAAGTCAGGAGGTGTGAAGAGATGGACCGAAAGCTCC GGTTTGTTGAGAAGGAgattaaaaaggcaaatattccTATCATGGACACTGGGGAAAACCCGGAGGTGCCTTTTCCACGGGACATGATTGACTTGGAG GCAAACTTTGAGAAAATTGAAAACGAGCTTAAGGAAATCAACACAAACCAGGAGGCTCTGAAGAGAAACTTTTTGGAGCTGACAGAATTAAAATTTATACTGCGTAAAACTCAACAATTTTTTGATGAG ATGGCGGATCCAGACCTATTGGAGGAGTCCTCTTCGCTGCTGGAGCCGAGCGAGATGGGAAGAGGGGCCCCGCTACGACTCGG GTTTGTGGCTGGTGTGATCAACCGTGAGCGAATCCCCATGTTCGAGCGTATGCTGTGGCGAGTGTGCCGAGGGAACGTGTTCCTGCGTCAGGCGGAAATTGAGAACCCCCTGGAGGATCCTGTAACG GGGGATTACGTGCACAAGTCTGTGTTTATCATCTTTTTCCAAGGCGACCAGCTGAAGAACAGGGTCAAGAAGATATGTGAAGG ATTCCGCGCCTCCCTCTACCCATGCCCAGAAACACCACAGGAGCGGAAGGAGATGGCTTCTGGTGTCAATACCAGAATTGATGATCTTCAGATG GAGCACAGCGGATCCACTGTCCCATCTATTTTAAACAGGATGCAAACCAACCAGACCCCACCGACGTACAACAAAACTAATAAGTTTACTTGTGGCTTTCAAAACATTGTTGATGCATATGGCATTGGGACATACCGGGAAATAAATCCAG CACCGTACACGATCATCACCTTCCCCTTCCTGTTTGCTGTGATGTTTGGAGACTTTGGCCATGGAATCCTGATGTCTCTGATTGCTGTCTGGATGGTGTTGAGGGAGAGTCGCATTCTCTCACAGAAGAGTGACAACGAG ATGTTCAACATGGTTTTCAGTGGTCGATACATCATTCTGCTGATGGGACTGTTCTCCACTTACACAGGCCTCATCTACAATGACTGTTTCTCCAAGTCACTGAATTTGTTCGGTTCGTCCTGGAGTGTGCGGCCGATGTTCACAAAAGGCAATTGGTC AGATGCTTTGCTTGAGACTAcccccctgctccagctgaaCCCTGCTATTCCGGGGGTGTTCGGTGGGCCCTACCCCTTCGGCATCGACCCG ATTTGGAACATCGCCAGCAACAAGCTGGCCTTCCTCAATTCCTTCAAGATGAAAATGTCGGTGATTCTTGGCATTATCCACATGCTCTTTGGTGTCACGTTGAGTCTTCTCAACCACAT ctATTTTAAGAAGCCACTGAACATATACCTTGGATTTATTCCAGAAATGATTTTCATGTCTTCACTCTTTGGGTACCTCGTTATTCTCATTTTCTACAAATGGACGGCCTACGATGCTCACACCTCAAAGGATGCACCGAGCCTCTTAATACACTTTATCAACATGTTTCTCTTCTCCTATGGTGATACCAGTAATAAGATGCTTTATAAAGGGCAG AAGGGGCTCCAGTGTTTCCTCGTGGTGGTGGCGTTACTGTGTGTGCCCTGGATGCTGGTGGCCAAACCCCTGGTCCTTCGTCGTCAGTATTTATGGAGAAAGCACTTG GGAACGCACAACTTCGGTGGGATCCGGGTGGGCAATGGCCCGACGGAGGAGGACGCGGAGATCATTCAGCACGACCAGTTGTCCACCCATTccgaggagggggaggag CCTGCAGAGGACGAGGTG TTTGACTTCGGGGACGCGGTGGTGTACCAGGCCATCCACACCATCGAGTACTGCCTGGGCTGCATCTCCAACACCGCCTCCTACCTGCGCCTCTGGGCGCTCAGCCTGGCCCACGCGC AGCTCTCGGAGGTGCTCTGGACCATGGTCATCCACATTGGCCTCAGCGTGAGGAGTCTGGGCGGAGGCTTTGGCCTCTTCTTCATCTTTGCTGCATTTGCCACCCTGACGGTGGCCATTCTGCTGGTCATGGAGGGGCTCTCCGCGTTCCTCCACGCTCTTCGCTTGCACTG GATTGAGTTCCAGAACAAGTTCTACACTGGCACTGGGTTCAagttcctccctttctcctttgaCACCATCCGTGAGGGGAGGTTTGACGATTAG
- the ATP6V0A1 gene encoding V-type proton ATPase 116 kDa subunit a 1 isoform X4, protein MGELFRSEEMTLAQLFLQSEAAYCCVSELGELGKVQFRDLNPDVNVFQRKFVNEVRRCEEMDRKLRFVEKEIKKANIPIMDTGENPEVPFPRDMIDLEANFEKIENELKEINTNQEALKRNFLELTELKFILRKTQQFFDEAELHHQQMADPDLLEESSSLLEPSEMGRGAPLRLGFVAGVINRERIPMFERMLWRVCRGNVFLRQAEIENPLEDPVTGDYVHKSVFIIFFQGDQLKNRVKKICEGFRASLYPCPETPQERKEMASGVNTRIDDLQMVLNQTEDHRQRVLQAAAKNIRVWFIKVRKMKAIYHTLNLCNIDVTQKCLIAEVWCPVADLDSIQFALRRGTEHSGSTVPSILNRMQTNQTPPTYNKTNKFTCGFQNIVDAYGIGTYREINPAPYTIITFPFLFAVMFGDFGHGILMSLIAVWMVLRESRILSQKSDNEMFNMVFSGRYIILLMGLFSTYTGLIYNDCFSKSLNLFGSSWSVRPMFTKGNWSDALLETTPLLQLNPAIPGVFGGPYPFGIDPIWNIASNKLAFLNSFKMKMSVILGIIHMLFGVTLSLLNHIYFKKPLNIYLGFIPEMIFMSSLFGYLVILIFYKWTAYDAHTSKDAPSLLIHFINMFLFSYGDTSNKMLYKGQKGLQCFLVVVALLCVPWMLVAKPLVLRRQYLWRKHLGTHNFGGIRVGNGPTEEDAEIIQHDQLSTHSEEGEEFDFGDAVVYQAIHTIEYCLGCISNTASYLRLWALSLAHAQLSEVLWTMVIHIGLSVRSLGGGFGLFFIFAAFATLTVAILLVMEGLSAFLHALRLHWIEFQNKFYTGTGFKFLPFSFDTIREGRFDD, encoded by the exons aTGGGGGAGCTGTTCCGCAGCGAGGAGATGACCCTGGCCCAGCTCTTCCTCCAGTCCGAGGCCGCCTATTGCTGTGTCAGCGAACTGGGCGAGCTGGGGAAGGTCCAGTTCCGCGAC ctgaacCCGGACGTGAACGTGTTCCAGCGTAAATTTGTTAATGAAGTCAGGAGGTGTGAAGAGATGGACCGAAAGCTCC GGTTTGTTGAGAAGGAgattaaaaaggcaaatattccTATCATGGACACTGGGGAAAACCCGGAGGTGCCTTTTCCACGGGACATGATTGACTTGGAG GCAAACTTTGAGAAAATTGAAAACGAGCTTAAGGAAATCAACACAAACCAGGAGGCTCTGAAGAGAAACTTTTTGGAGCTGACAGAATTAAAATTTATACTGCGTAAAACTCAACAATTTTTTGATGAG GCTGAATTGCATCATCAGCAGATGGCGGATCCAGACCTATTGGAGGAGTCCTCTTCGCTGCTGGAGCCGAGCGAGATGGGAAGAGGGGCCCCGCTACGACTCGG GTTTGTGGCTGGTGTGATCAACCGTGAGCGAATCCCCATGTTCGAGCGTATGCTGTGGCGAGTGTGCCGAGGGAACGTGTTCCTGCGTCAGGCGGAAATTGAGAACCCCCTGGAGGATCCTGTAACG GGGGATTACGTGCACAAGTCTGTGTTTATCATCTTTTTCCAAGGCGACCAGCTGAAGAACAGGGTCAAGAAGATATGTGAAGG ATTCCGCGCCTCCCTCTACCCATGCCCAGAAACACCACAGGAGCGGAAGGAGATGGCTTCTGGTGTCAATACCAGAATTGATGATCTTCAGATG GTGCTGAACCAAACAGAGGACCATCGCCAAAGGGTTCTGCAGGCGGCCGCCAAAAACATCCGTGTCTGGTTCATCAAAGTGCGCAAGATGAAGGCCATCTACCATACCCTGAACCTGTGCAACATCGACGTGACACAGAAGTGCTTGATTGCTGAAGTCTGGTGTCCTGTTGCTGACCTGGATTCTATCCAGTTTGCTCTGCGGAGAGGCACA GAGCACAGCGGATCCACTGTCCCATCTATTTTAAACAGGATGCAAACCAACCAGACCCCACCGACGTACAACAAAACTAATAAGTTTACTTGTGGCTTTCAAAACATTGTTGATGCATATGGCATTGGGACATACCGGGAAATAAATCCAG CACCGTACACGATCATCACCTTCCCCTTCCTGTTTGCTGTGATGTTTGGAGACTTTGGCCATGGAATCCTGATGTCTCTGATTGCTGTCTGGATGGTGTTGAGGGAGAGTCGCATTCTCTCACAGAAGAGTGACAACGAG ATGTTCAACATGGTTTTCAGTGGTCGATACATCATTCTGCTGATGGGACTGTTCTCCACTTACACAGGCCTCATCTACAATGACTGTTTCTCCAAGTCACTGAATTTGTTCGGTTCGTCCTGGAGTGTGCGGCCGATGTTCACAAAAGGCAATTGGTC AGATGCTTTGCTTGAGACTAcccccctgctccagctgaaCCCTGCTATTCCGGGGGTGTTCGGTGGGCCCTACCCCTTCGGCATCGACCCG ATTTGGAACATCGCCAGCAACAAGCTGGCCTTCCTCAATTCCTTCAAGATGAAAATGTCGGTGATTCTTGGCATTATCCACATGCTCTTTGGTGTCACGTTGAGTCTTCTCAACCACAT ctATTTTAAGAAGCCACTGAACATATACCTTGGATTTATTCCAGAAATGATTTTCATGTCTTCACTCTTTGGGTACCTCGTTATTCTCATTTTCTACAAATGGACGGCCTACGATGCTCACACCTCAAAGGATGCACCGAGCCTCTTAATACACTTTATCAACATGTTTCTCTTCTCCTATGGTGATACCAGTAATAAGATGCTTTATAAAGGGCAG AAGGGGCTCCAGTGTTTCCTCGTGGTGGTGGCGTTACTGTGTGTGCCCTGGATGCTGGTGGCCAAACCCCTGGTCCTTCGTCGTCAGTATTTATGGAGAAAGCACTTG GGAACGCACAACTTCGGTGGGATCCGGGTGGGCAATGGCCCGACGGAGGAGGACGCGGAGATCATTCAGCACGACCAGTTGTCCACCCATTccgaggagggggaggag TTTGACTTCGGGGACGCGGTGGTGTACCAGGCCATCCACACCATCGAGTACTGCCTGGGCTGCATCTCCAACACCGCCTCCTACCTGCGCCTCTGGGCGCTCAGCCTGGCCCACGCGC AGCTCTCGGAGGTGCTCTGGACCATGGTCATCCACATTGGCCTCAGCGTGAGGAGTCTGGGCGGAGGCTTTGGCCTCTTCTTCATCTTTGCTGCATTTGCCACCCTGACGGTGGCCATTCTGCTGGTCATGGAGGGGCTCTCCGCGTTCCTCCACGCTCTTCGCTTGCACTG GATTGAGTTCCAGAACAAGTTCTACACTGGCACTGGGTTCAagttcctccctttctcctttgaCACCATCCGTGAGGGGAGGTTTGACGATTAG
- the ATP6V0A1 gene encoding V-type proton ATPase 116 kDa subunit a 1 isoform X9 gives MGELFRSEEMTLAQLFLQSEAAYCCVSELGELGKVQFRDLNPDVNVFQRKFVNEVRRCEEMDRKLRFVEKEIKKANIPIMDTGENPEVPFPRDMIDLEAELHHQQMADPDLLEESSSLLEPSEMGRGAPLRLGFVAGVINRERIPMFERMLWRVCRGNVFLRQAEIENPLEDPVTGDYVHKSVFIIFFQGDQLKNRVKKICEGFRASLYPCPETPQERKEMASGVNTRIDDLQMVLNQTEDHRQRVLQAAAKNIRVWFIKVRKMKAIYHTLNLCNIDVTQKCLIAEVWCPVADLDSIQFALRRGTEHSGSTVPSILNRMQTNQTPPTYNKTNKFTCGFQNIVDAYGIGTYREINPAPYTIITFPFLFAVMFGDFGHGILMSLIAVWMVLRESRILSQKSDNEMFNMVFSGRYIILLMGLFSTYTGLIYNDCFSKSLNLFGSSWSVRPMFTKGNWSDALLETTPLLQLNPAIPGVFGGPYPFGIDPIWNIASNKLAFLNSFKMKMSVILGIIHMLFGVTLSLLNHIYFKKPLNIYLGFIPEMIFMSSLFGYLVILIFYKWTAYDAHTSKDAPSLLIHFINMFLFSYGDTSNKMLYKGQKGLQCFLVVVALLCVPWMLVAKPLVLRRQYLWRKHLGTHNFGGIRVGNGPTEEDAEIIQHDQLSTHSEEGEEPAEDEVFDFGDAVVYQAIHTIEYCLGCISNTASYLRLWALSLAHAQLSEVLWTMVIHIGLSVRSLGGGFGLFFIFAAFATLTVAILLVMEGLSAFLHALRLHWIEFQNKFYTGTGFKFLPFSFDTIREGRFDD, from the exons aTGGGGGAGCTGTTCCGCAGCGAGGAGATGACCCTGGCCCAGCTCTTCCTCCAGTCCGAGGCCGCCTATTGCTGTGTCAGCGAACTGGGCGAGCTGGGGAAGGTCCAGTTCCGCGAC ctgaacCCGGACGTGAACGTGTTCCAGCGTAAATTTGTTAATGAAGTCAGGAGGTGTGAAGAGATGGACCGAAAGCTCC GGTTTGTTGAGAAGGAgattaaaaaggcaaatattccTATCATGGACACTGGGGAAAACCCGGAGGTGCCTTTTCCACGGGACATGATTGACTTGGAG GCTGAATTGCATCATCAGCAGATGGCGGATCCAGACCTATTGGAGGAGTCCTCTTCGCTGCTGGAGCCGAGCGAGATGGGAAGAGGGGCCCCGCTACGACTCGG GTTTGTGGCTGGTGTGATCAACCGTGAGCGAATCCCCATGTTCGAGCGTATGCTGTGGCGAGTGTGCCGAGGGAACGTGTTCCTGCGTCAGGCGGAAATTGAGAACCCCCTGGAGGATCCTGTAACG GGGGATTACGTGCACAAGTCTGTGTTTATCATCTTTTTCCAAGGCGACCAGCTGAAGAACAGGGTCAAGAAGATATGTGAAGG ATTCCGCGCCTCCCTCTACCCATGCCCAGAAACACCACAGGAGCGGAAGGAGATGGCTTCTGGTGTCAATACCAGAATTGATGATCTTCAGATG GTGCTGAACCAAACAGAGGACCATCGCCAAAGGGTTCTGCAGGCGGCCGCCAAAAACATCCGTGTCTGGTTCATCAAAGTGCGCAAGATGAAGGCCATCTACCATACCCTGAACCTGTGCAACATCGACGTGACACAGAAGTGCTTGATTGCTGAAGTCTGGTGTCCTGTTGCTGACCTGGATTCTATCCAGTTTGCTCTGCGGAGAGGCACA GAGCACAGCGGATCCACTGTCCCATCTATTTTAAACAGGATGCAAACCAACCAGACCCCACCGACGTACAACAAAACTAATAAGTTTACTTGTGGCTTTCAAAACATTGTTGATGCATATGGCATTGGGACATACCGGGAAATAAATCCAG CACCGTACACGATCATCACCTTCCCCTTCCTGTTTGCTGTGATGTTTGGAGACTTTGGCCATGGAATCCTGATGTCTCTGATTGCTGTCTGGATGGTGTTGAGGGAGAGTCGCATTCTCTCACAGAAGAGTGACAACGAG ATGTTCAACATGGTTTTCAGTGGTCGATACATCATTCTGCTGATGGGACTGTTCTCCACTTACACAGGCCTCATCTACAATGACTGTTTCTCCAAGTCACTGAATTTGTTCGGTTCGTCCTGGAGTGTGCGGCCGATGTTCACAAAAGGCAATTGGTC AGATGCTTTGCTTGAGACTAcccccctgctccagctgaaCCCTGCTATTCCGGGGGTGTTCGGTGGGCCCTACCCCTTCGGCATCGACCCG ATTTGGAACATCGCCAGCAACAAGCTGGCCTTCCTCAATTCCTTCAAGATGAAAATGTCGGTGATTCTTGGCATTATCCACATGCTCTTTGGTGTCACGTTGAGTCTTCTCAACCACAT ctATTTTAAGAAGCCACTGAACATATACCTTGGATTTATTCCAGAAATGATTTTCATGTCTTCACTCTTTGGGTACCTCGTTATTCTCATTTTCTACAAATGGACGGCCTACGATGCTCACACCTCAAAGGATGCACCGAGCCTCTTAATACACTTTATCAACATGTTTCTCTTCTCCTATGGTGATACCAGTAATAAGATGCTTTATAAAGGGCAG AAGGGGCTCCAGTGTTTCCTCGTGGTGGTGGCGTTACTGTGTGTGCCCTGGATGCTGGTGGCCAAACCCCTGGTCCTTCGTCGTCAGTATTTATGGAGAAAGCACTTG GGAACGCACAACTTCGGTGGGATCCGGGTGGGCAATGGCCCGACGGAGGAGGACGCGGAGATCATTCAGCACGACCAGTTGTCCACCCATTccgaggagggggaggag CCTGCAGAGGACGAGGTG TTTGACTTCGGGGACGCGGTGGTGTACCAGGCCATCCACACCATCGAGTACTGCCTGGGCTGCATCTCCAACACCGCCTCCTACCTGCGCCTCTGGGCGCTCAGCCTGGCCCACGCGC AGCTCTCGGAGGTGCTCTGGACCATGGTCATCCACATTGGCCTCAGCGTGAGGAGTCTGGGCGGAGGCTTTGGCCTCTTCTTCATCTTTGCTGCATTTGCCACCCTGACGGTGGCCATTCTGCTGGTCATGGAGGGGCTCTCCGCGTTCCTCCACGCTCTTCGCTTGCACTG GATTGAGTTCCAGAACAAGTTCTACACTGGCACTGGGTTCAagttcctccctttctcctttgaCACCATCCGTGAGGGGAGGTTTGACGATTAG